One Dictyoglomus thermophilum H-6-12 DNA window includes the following coding sequences:
- a CDS encoding undecaprenyl-diphosphate phosphatase — MNFWVIILSIVQGITEFLPISSTAHLILIPYLVKIPDFGLSFNVGLHLGTLLAVFFYFIKDWWEFLVSIFIGGEKRRILGLIILATLPAGVLGVFLDPLVEKISQPQVYSFSIWIILLGVISFGIVFLILEKISKKNLEIKDMDVKRALIIGFWQVFSLFPGVSRSGSTISGGMFTGLRRDEATKFSFYLSLPIIGGAVFFKLLHVIKGENPGNLYLILWGAFWAFIVGILTIHLLLNYVKKSSLKVFSYYRFILALSILFAYFGLQIPSLIIFGVAIIYLIFSMAKAEG, encoded by the coding sequence ATGAATTTCTGGGTTATTATTCTTAGTATTGTGCAGGGAATAACAGAATTTCTTCCTATAAGTAGTACTGCTCATCTTATTTTGATACCCTATCTTGTCAAAATTCCTGATTTTGGGCTTTCTTTTAATGTAGGACTTCATCTTGGGACTCTTTTAGCAGTATTTTTTTACTTTATAAAAGACTGGTGGGAGTTCTTAGTGAGCATATTTATAGGGGGAGAGAAAAGAAGAATATTGGGACTTATTATCCTCGCTACTTTGCCTGCAGGAGTTTTAGGGGTTTTTCTTGATCCATTAGTGGAGAAAATCTCTCAGCCTCAAGTTTATTCTTTTTCTATTTGGATAATCCTTTTGGGAGTAATATCTTTTGGTATTGTATTTCTAATTCTTGAGAAGATTTCCAAAAAAAATCTTGAAATAAAAGATATGGATGTAAAAAGAGCGCTAATTATAGGATTTTGGCAGGTTTTCTCTCTTTTCCCTGGAGTATCGAGATCTGGTTCTACCATATCAGGAGGAATGTTTACAGGGCTTAGAAGAGATGAAGCCACAAAGTTTTCCTTTTATCTTTCTTTGCCTATAATAGGTGGTGCAGTATTTTTTAAATTGCTCCATGTAATAAAGGGTGAAAATCCTGGAAATCTTTATTTAATACTTTGGGGAGCCTTTTGGGCTTTTATTGTGGGTATTTTGACCATTCATTTACTGTTGAATTACGTTAAAAAGTCCTCTCTAAAAGTTTTCTCATATTATAGATTTATACTTGCTTTATCTATTTTGTTTGC